TATTTAGGAAACATCGGATAGCGTATGATTTATTCTACCTTTTCTTGTACTCCAAAAAGATCATGTatcatatatatgcccatgaggctcgacAATAAAATCCAACGATGTCAGCAATCCCTCTCAATCCCTTCTAACAGTGCGCATAGGGCTGGCTGCTGCGCCTTCTTCTTCAGCTTCGGCCCACACGGTCGTTCGCAAGCACCACCCTAACCTATACGAGCCCATGTGCACTGTTGCTTCTGCTGTCGACGAGCAACGAGCACAAGTCGCCCGTCATCTCCTACACCGCCTCTCAGGTTGGGTGGGGAAGGACCAGATTGCTTTCTCATATGTGAGAGAAGGGTTTTTCTGTGAATCTCACGAGGACCAAAATGACAACCGAAAAAACCCGGAagaaaaaccagaaaaaaccgTCTACGTGGCCTGCCAAATGAGCACCTAATTGGAATAAACAGTAAAATTGAGGGTAAATTGTGTCACGTGGGGGAAAATGTAGAAAGAATCTTTAAATTATGTGTAAAACGTGACCCAAATGGATTTGGGGGTAATTTTTGTCGCTAGGGTCAATTTTGGGTGTAAACAATGGAATTAACTCTTCCTGATAAGTGTTCAAAGAAAGTGGCCGTTTAACTTTTCTAGCAGTAGAAATAGAATTTTCAAGGAAAATGATGCCGTCATCAGCATATTGAAAATTATACATCAGGAATCATATTAGGGCTCAATAATTCCTTAATCAAACTTCTATTTTAATTTTTTGCCGGAAAAATTTCTGATCTATTCatcaaggtagtacaaagaacactagaAGTAAAAAAATTGCATCCAGGTCCGTGGATCACTAACAAAggctacaagcactggagcgagccgaagacACGTCATTATCATCACCTCTCCCTGATTGGAGTtgtgcaaaccttgttgtagtagacagtcggaaagtagACATGCTAAGGCCCAATAGAACCAACGCACCACAACAACAAACGCCGCCGATGAAGAGAAACATAGATCGAAGAGATCCAACTGGAAGACACATGAAAACATACCGGATCCTAGTGGATCCATCAAAGACAAACGCCGACAGAATCCCTtgagatccgccggagacaaacCTCCAAACGCCCTTCGATGGTGCTAGACACACCACCAAAATGGGGGCTAGACGGGGAGAACATTATTCCAACTTCAGATAGCCAACGCTGTCTCGTctttctgagcaggacacaaaccctaaacgGATTCAATAGAACAACTAAAAATGAAGCAAGAACCCTCCATCAGCAAGGACTGAGATCCACCGTGCCTCCATAATCCTAAGACAACGAGGGTCCAGGCAGATCGACGGTCGCCCCGCCGAGAGGCAGGGAAATCCTGGACGAGTCCCTCGTGTCAGGAGGAGCTGAAAGATATCAACAGCTTTCATTAACACAGCAGTAAGCTCATCCGCAATTAAGTTCAAAGAATAGGAGATAGAGGAAGAAGGGAACCTTTACTTGTCGCTTCCTTCGCATCATTTGTGGTACGGACTGAATTTTCATGTGGAGAATGAGTACGGCCATCGGTCATGCTCTGGTCCTCGAATGTGGGAGTGAGGGCTTCATTTTCCAGCTCCTTGAAGATAGGCAGTTTTCCTGACGTAAGTCTCCACTCATAATGTTCATTCACATGCTGCAAACAAAATAGAGCATTATTAGTTCACTGTTGCATCGTTCTTACACTCAAGGAAAATGGGAGATAATCCATGAATATCTAGGTTCAACCATTACATATCACTTGTCACTAAGGACGGGGGCCAAGCTCACCTGGGGAACGGCCTTCAAAACAAGGGCAGCGACGCATGTCATTCTACATTCTTCCAAGCAAGCTGTTGGATCACTTGAGTTGGTACGCTGCAGGAATGTTTTTTCGAAATCATCGAGAAGTTTCGGCAGGAATGTTTTTACGAAATCATCAAGAAGTTTTTGCCTCAGCTGGGAGATATAATCTGCGCGTACATACGATGGTATCAGATTAACTATCATAAAAAAGTGCAATTGTAGCTGATCAAACGAAGAAGAGATGACCTCTGAGTAAAAAAAATGTTAAACAGCGAATCACAGATTTTTTTTAGAGATCCAGATAGGTGGTTTGATGTGCAGTATACCCGTCAACAAAAAGGCCTGATAAGGAACTAGAGCTCAACACTAAGCGGACAACAAGAACCTGTCTGCTTACCTTCAATATGCTTACGCTGACTCTTGTGTGCTGCATCATCTTGACATGTATTTGTAGAAGCAGGCGGTTCTGAAGGCGTTATTTGCCCAAGAGGTTCTGGTGCAGACAACTTGTTCTTCGGGACCCTGCTAGAGCGAGACGGATCCATAGCTAATGTGGTTAACCTTAAGAGTTGATGTGTACAGGAGAGAGGGATAGCGGAGGGGCGTACGTATATATACCATACCAGTGGCCCAGCTTAGTAGGGGTGGGCGGCCGGCGGCAGTGGCCACTCCACTCCACCCATGCATCTGTTGCGTCGAACTTTGGACACATTTCTGAAGTACAAATATAACCGTTGCAACACTCATTATGTTCCTAGCAGGCTTGGAAAGTTGACTCGTTTATACCATAGCCTACTTGATCACCTTCAGATCTATTCATGACAACATGGCACGTGCGCTTTTACAAGCAAAAGAAACCATGGGTCTTAATTAAAGAACCCTATAATTCTACTTGGTATCGGGGTTGGAGCTTGTGATGAGTACTTGAAAGCAGgcgtgccacaaggtaatgatctaTGTGCTGAAACTTCAAGGCAGCTAAGCATCGTAGTCATCAAAACCTAGTATGTGTACGGATGGTAAAAATATTGTGTTACATTGCATTTGTTAGCAATATCGATGATCCGTGTACTCGAATTGAACCTTAAATATCGTGTCATATTTGAGGGCAGAGCTAGGCTTGCAATCTGGAAAAAACTATGTCGACCCATATGAATGTTTAACCCATCAAAATATAGTGCTCACTGATATCAAAAAAGTATTAGCGTGTAGTAGTTCAAATTGAGAATATATTAGTACTCGCTCGAACTCTTATGTTCTTACTAGAACTTCAATCACTTATATAACCTAATTCACTTTATATTGAATAAAAAGTGCTAAAGTTAAGTTAGAGATTTTTCAAAGCCCAAAATAACTAAAAGACTTTACGGGAACTTCTCCACATGTTTGTTGTTCGTTTACTTCAGTAGGATAGAATTAACTATACTGAAATCATGACAAAAAGCTGTCTGGGCTAATGGAATTCAAAACCAATGTACACTTAAATGGATCGTATTTTCTAATATAATCTCGATTGTCAATTTTTATATGGTGGTCATTGGTGTGCCATATTGTCTTCACTCTCCTCGGAGCTACACTTCATATTTCTTATGTGTAGGGAAGTTCTAAGGAACAATAGCCCGTTGACAAAGAACTTATCAACAATTTTTAAATTTGAGTCAATTAACAAGAAAAAGGGTACAGTCCCACAAAAAAAACACAAGAAAAAGGAAGTTAACCTCGTAAGTTAGACAAAGTTAGCATGTGCATGATCTGGACTTAAAACATAATGTCGTTTATTTTAGTAATAATAAAATGGAAGTAATTATGCTACGGATTCCTTGATTTTTCCATGCAGATGCACGATGTTTAAATGTGAGATCCAGCTGGACTTGGTTGAATGTGGATTGGCGAACAAGTCGGTGAATTTGAGCTGAACCGTATGAATTATTTAACacctcaaatatttcaaatttctgaattttaACATAACAGAGTGCAAATCTATCAGTGTTTTAATTATCTTTATTTATAATATTTCATAAATTCTTATTTGctattgtttttattttattttggaggtggtgggggagcttcccccacctgaatatatttttGAGAAAAGGCAAATGAACAGGGCGATACGGCTACTGAGCTCATCTGCTCCCTTGCGTGAACAGTATATTAAAAAAACTACATAAGttcaaaaaatctgaattttttggcGTGTGTGATGTCCGTTCCAAATTTGATGGTGTTTGGACATGtgagtagctctcggcaaaaacaaaaaaaaaacaaaattgagATCTATGAGAAAGTTTATTGTTCACGCACTGTTCggactgattttgtcttttttgccgcgaGCTCCTCAGGTGTCGATGAAATTTTGCACGGGCTTCACACAATTGAGTGTCTTGGTTGGCAAAAatattcatatttatttgaaatttCAAGTATttgtttttgaatttactgttcacagaaAGAAGATGAGTCTAGGTTTAGAAATGGATATTCGACGAACCTAGAGTTTATACATAGTACAATATTCTTTGGAGACAGGGGCCGGTGAGCTACATGAAACAGTACCTCCAGCATTCGGTGACAATTCTCTAATCGTGCGGCAGCCGGACCGGTCAAAGGTCGGCGTCTTCTCGGCAGCAACGTTTAATGCGAGAAATGGAGGGTGCTTGTCCTTGAGAGGTGACGCTGTTCCTGTGCCTCCACAGCTGGCCAGCAGCATGGCAGCATGAAAGTGGAAGCAGAACGCGCCGGAACGCCAGGAGGTCGCAGAAGGGCGTCGAGCGAGTGAACCGTGATACTTAGCGGGACGTCAGACCTGCACGACCGCCCAGAAGCCTCTGGCGAAAGCACAGCTGAAGAGGATGTGATCTGCAGCTTCCGGCAAGGTGCCGCAGATGCTGCAGTCTGCTGACTCCCTGACCTTGTACTGGGAGAGCAGCCAGCCAAGGAATTGGACACAAGAGGGGGCGTTCTTCTTCCAGACAAAGTCGTAGAACGGAGCGTTGACGCCGCCTCAGACACCGGCTCGCGGCGCACAAGGCTAATCTCAAGCATCTTTTCCTGGATGTATCTATAATCTACTCCATTATAATTTATTCCCTTTGTACTAAATCTACGAAACTTATTTTAGGACAGAGGAAGTATCATCTATCTAGGCAAGCCATCTaagtatctatctatctattacgGAGTACTAAACTTATTATGGATTTTTTTTCAGTATTGATATTAATCTACATCATTATAATTATCTTAACCATTTGATCTATACAAGTGATCTATCGTTACCATGCAATTTACATACAAGCAGCGCAAAACTCACCACTCCAATTGTACTTGTCCTGTATGTTCAACCAAAGCCAACATGTGCTTTGACATCGATTAGAGTTGGCTAGCGTGAGCCCTACCTGAAAGTTGCGATCGGGATTCCATGGGAAAAAGAACGATTAGCGAGCCTGACCGTGTATTCATGACAACATGGCACGCCTTTAATGCCTTTGCTTCCTTTTGCCACGCGCGCTTTTACAATCAAAAGAAACAGTGGGTCTTAAACTCTTAATTAAGGCACCCAATTTGGGATCGGAGTTGGAGCTTGTGATGAGTACTTGAAAGCAGGCGTGCCGCAATGTATGATCCATGTGCTGAAAGTACAAGGCAGCTTAGGGCATCCACGGTCTTGTGAATCAAAATTTATGACATGGTCAGACTTTTGGCATCGATGTCAGATGGAGCATTTCTCCACAGCGTGCATGGTTTCGAATTTGTGTGCGGTAGCCCTCACCGTAGAATGGAATGCAATAAAAACTCGCTACATCTATGTTCACCGTATCTTGCTTCTACTAGTTCATGGTTGTTCAAGCTACTTACTAAGGAAATGCCACTCTTCGATAATAGTACCCATCCTTCTACCATATTGTATGCGATAAGAATGATACTCTTGCGCACGTGTTGATCTCTTCCCCACCAGATATATCATTTAGGAGGGATTTGATTGCCTCCCGCCATGTGTCATGGCAACATCTTATATCCTGTTTGGTTTCAATTAACTTGACAAAAAGACGGGATGTGTTCCGCTGCAATCTTACTACATTTGGGTCCTTCACAGTTGACACTATATACCCTGCACTCTCGCACACAGAGATTTCAATGAACAATAATAAACAAATCTGGAAACCAAAGATGCCACTAAAAGTTAATGTTGTTTTTTCTT
The sequence above is a segment of the Triticum dicoccoides isolate Atlit2015 ecotype Zavitan chromosome 1A, WEW_v2.0, whole genome shotgun sequence genome. Coding sequences within it:
- the LOC119349375 gene encoding uncharacterized protein LOC119349375, encoding MDPSRSSRVPKNKLSAPEPLGQITPSEPPASTNTCQDDAAHKSQRKHIEDYISQLRQKLLDDFVKTFLPKLLDDFEKTFLQRTNSSDPTACLEECRMTCVAALVLKAVPQHVNEHYEWRLTSGKLPIFKELENEALTPTFEDQSMTDGRTHSPHENSVRTTNDAKEATSKAPPDTRDSSRISLPLGGATVDLPGPSLS